The Holophagales bacterium genome has a segment encoding these proteins:
- the gcvPA gene encoding aminomethyl-transferring glycine dehydrogenase subunit GcvPA, which yields MRYIPNSPAEQAALLREIGVSSVDDLFATVPREVLRKDPPPLAPPMSEVELRRDLGAMAARNAAATCFASFLGAGLYAHHSPAFVSQLLLRGEFLTSYTPYQPEVSQGTLTAIWEFQTHVALLTGMDVANASMYEGASALVEAVLMAERLTKKRTKVVVSRTIHPEYLATLGTYLANLGMEIVEVPAGADGVTSAAGLAAAVDDETFAVAVQSPNVFGLVEDWSVAAEAAHARGALAVGVVNEMFSLALLKPPGEAGIDIACGEAASFGIPASFGGPLVGFLACRDGFKRQIPGRLAGRLETPNGPVFALTLSTREQHIRREKATSNICTNQGLFALAATMTLTALGKHGLRETALLCLAKAEYLKAGIGRLGNGKFAIAFPGATFNEFALRCGPPVGEVLSALEKAQILGGVPYARLAPGAGEHEDLLLVATTERIRREDLDRFLDVLKGF from the coding sequence ATGCGCTACATCCCCAACAGTCCCGCCGAGCAGGCGGCCCTCCTCCGGGAGATCGGCGTCTCCTCCGTCGACGACCTCTTCGCCACCGTCCCCCGCGAGGTCCTCCGGAAAGACCCGCCGCCGCTCGCCCCCCCGATGTCGGAAGTGGAGCTGAGGCGCGACCTCGGGGCGATGGCCGCCAGGAACGCCGCCGCCACCTGCTTCGCCTCGTTCCTGGGCGCCGGCCTCTACGCCCACCACTCGCCGGCGTTCGTCTCGCAGCTCCTCCTGCGCGGCGAGTTCCTCACTTCGTACACGCCGTACCAGCCCGAGGTCTCGCAGGGGACCCTCACGGCCATCTGGGAGTTCCAGACGCACGTGGCCCTCCTGACCGGCATGGACGTCGCGAACGCCTCGATGTACGAGGGGGCCTCGGCCCTCGTCGAGGCGGTCCTGATGGCCGAGCGGCTGACGAAGAAGCGGACGAAGGTCGTCGTCTCGAGGACGATCCACCCCGAGTACCTCGCGACGCTGGGCACGTACCTCGCGAACCTGGGAATGGAGATCGTCGAGGTCCCCGCCGGTGCCGACGGCGTGACCAGCGCGGCCGGCCTGGCGGCGGCTGTCGACGACGAGACCTTCGCCGTCGCCGTCCAGTCCCCGAACGTCTTCGGCCTCGTCGAGGATTGGTCGGTCGCGGCCGAGGCCGCCCACGCCCGGGGCGCCCTCGCCGTCGGTGTCGTCAACGAGATGTTCTCGCTCGCGCTCCTGAAGCCGCCGGGCGAGGCGGGAATCGACATCGCCTGCGGCGAGGCGGCCTCCTTCGGCATCCCCGCGTCGTTCGGCGGGCCCCTCGTCGGCTTCCTCGCCTGCCGCGACGGCTTCAAGCGTCAGATCCCCGGCCGGCTCGCCGGCCGGCTCGAGACCCCGAACGGCCCCGTCTTCGCGCTGACCCTCTCCACGCGCGAGCAGCACATCCGGCGCGAGAAGGCGACCTCGAACATCTGCACGAACCAGGGGCTCTTCGCCCTCGCGGCGACGATGACCCTGACCGCCCTCGGAAAGCACGGCCTCCGCGAGACGGCCCTTCTCTGCCTCGCGAAGGCCGAGTACCTGAAGGCGGGGATCGGGAGGCTGGGGAACGGGAAGTTCGCCATCGCGTTCCCCGGCGCGACGTTCAACGAGTTCGCCCTCCGGTGCGGCCCGCCCGTCGGCGAGGTGCTCTCCGCCCTGGAGAAGGCGCAGATCCTCGGCGGCGTGCCGTACGCCCGCCTCGCCCCCGGGGCGGGCGAGCACGAGGACCTCCTCCTCGTCGCCACGACCGAGCGGATCCGCCGCGAAGACCTCGACCGGTTCCTCGACGTCCTGAAGGGGTTCTGA